The Pseudomonas iranensis genome includes a window with the following:
- a CDS encoding MurR/RpiR family transcriptional regulator: MPPLRDLITDPGLDLTPSERKVVRALLDQYPRNGLGPMARLAEHAGVSDPTIVRLVKKLGFGGYAEFQEALLSDMDHRLRSPRTLLQPRSQQNKDDAWTHYLADSHRLLVDTQALTQPEDVRILVEWLLDSRHQVYCFGGRFSILLANYLLNHLRLLRPGCFALEDNALLPDRLYDLQRQDVVLVFDYRRYQTQALRVAQAAKNNNARVVLFTDVYASPLRELADLIISAPVESASPFDTMVPALAQVEALIACLTLRVPDPADRLEGIDALRNDFATHLLEDK, encoded by the coding sequence ATGCCCCCTCTCAGAGACCTGATCACCGATCCCGGCCTGGACCTGACGCCGTCGGAGCGCAAAGTCGTTCGCGCCCTGCTCGATCAGTATCCGCGCAACGGTCTCGGGCCTATGGCGCGACTGGCCGAACATGCCGGCGTCAGCGATCCGACCATCGTGCGTCTGGTGAAAAAGCTCGGTTTCGGCGGTTATGCCGAATTCCAGGAAGCCCTGCTCAGCGACATGGACCATCGCCTGCGTTCCCCGCGCACCTTGTTGCAGCCGCGCTCGCAGCAGAACAAGGACGATGCCTGGACGCATTACCTCGCCGACAGTCACCGTTTGCTGGTCGACACCCAAGCCCTGACCCAGCCTGAAGATGTGCGCATCCTCGTGGAATGGCTGCTCGACAGCCGCCATCAGGTCTACTGTTTCGGTGGCCGCTTCAGCATTCTGCTGGCCAATTACCTGCTCAACCACTTGCGCCTGCTGCGTCCCGGCTGCTTCGCCCTGGAAGACAACGCCCTGCTGCCCGATCGTTTATACGATCTGCAACGTCAGGACGTGGTGCTCGTGTTCGACTACCGGCGCTATCAGACCCAAGCTTTGCGCGTTGCGCAGGCGGCGAAGAACAACAACGCGCGGGTGGTGCTGTTCACCGATGTCTACGCCTCGCCGCTGCGCGAGTTGGCCGATCTGATCATCAGCGCGCCGGTGGAATCGGCGTCGCCTTTCGACACCATGGTACCGGCGCTGGCGCAGGTCGAGGCGTTGATCGCCTGCCTGACCTTGCGCGTGCCGGACCCGGCCGATCGCCTGGAAGGCATCGATGCCCTGCGCAACGACTTTGCGACTCACCTGCTGGAGGACAAATAA
- a CDS encoding APC family permease — MEIEEFGYKQELKRSLTLTDLVVYGMIFMIPIAPFGVYGYVNAEAPGMVPLAYIIGMVAMLFTALSYGSMAKAFPVAGSVYSYAQRGLNQHVGFIAGWLMLLDYLLIPPLLYLYSAMALNHFYPDIPKVGFILAFLVSATFVNLRGITFTARMNMLFLLAQLVVLGIFLFYAWNALHNGGGNGELTLAPLYHPETFNFALLMQAVSIAVLSFLGFDAISTLAEEIKEDPGRSVGKAALITLAVMGTIFVVQTWIATDLAAGMGFKSADTAFYEIAEIAAGSWLATLTAVATALAWGVAVAITSQAAVSRLLFGMARDGKLPKVLAKVHPKHNTPYLSIYLVAVLSLLICYLFIDAVDILTSLINFGALSGFMLLHLTVINHYWRRQKSGQFVRHLLCPVIGFIIVAAIMYNMGVDAQKLGLIWIALGLVYLFFLNKLGASTALPDPSKG; from the coding sequence ATGGAAATTGAAGAATTCGGCTACAAGCAAGAGTTGAAACGTAGCCTGACGCTGACCGATCTGGTGGTGTACGGGATGATCTTCATGATCCCCATCGCCCCGTTCGGTGTGTATGGCTACGTCAACGCCGAAGCACCGGGGATGGTGCCGCTGGCGTACATCATCGGCATGGTGGCGATGCTGTTCACCGCGCTGAGTTACGGCAGCATGGCCAAGGCCTTTCCGGTTGCCGGTTCCGTATATTCCTACGCGCAACGCGGGCTTAATCAACACGTCGGTTTCATCGCTGGCTGGCTGATGCTGCTCGATTACCTGCTGATTCCGCCGCTGCTGTACCTGTATTCGGCGATGGCGCTCAACCATTTTTACCCGGACATTCCCAAGGTCGGCTTCATCCTGGCGTTTCTGGTCAGCGCAACATTCGTCAACCTGCGCGGCATCACCTTCACCGCGCGGATGAACATGCTGTTCCTGCTGGCACAACTGGTGGTGCTGGGCATCTTCCTGTTCTACGCCTGGAACGCCCTGCACAACGGTGGCGGAAACGGTGAGCTGACACTGGCGCCGCTGTATCACCCGGAAACCTTCAACTTCGCTCTGCTGATGCAAGCGGTGTCGATCGCCGTGCTGTCGTTCCTCGGCTTCGACGCGATCTCCACCCTCGCCGAAGAAATCAAGGAAGATCCGGGCCGCAGTGTCGGCAAGGCAGCGCTGATCACTCTGGCAGTGATGGGCACGATTTTCGTCGTACAAACGTGGATCGCCACCGATCTGGCGGCAGGCATGGGTTTCAAATCCGCCGACACCGCGTTTTATGAAATTGCCGAAATCGCCGCTGGCAGCTGGCTGGCGACCCTGACCGCCGTCGCCACGGCGCTGGCCTGGGGCGTTGCTGTAGCGATCACCTCGCAGGCCGCCGTCTCGCGCCTGCTGTTCGGCATGGCCCGCGACGGCAAGCTGCCGAAGGTGCTGGCCAAGGTCCACCCGAAACACAACACGCCGTACCTGAGCATTTATCTGGTAGCGGTATTGTCACTGCTGATCTGCTACCTGTTCATCGACGCGGTCGACATTCTCACCTCGCTGATCAACTTCGGCGCCCTCAGCGGTTTCATGCTGCTGCACCTGACGGTGATCAACCACTACTGGCGTCGGCAGAAGTCGGGGCAGTTTGTGCGCCATCTGCTCTGCCCGGTGATCGGCTTCATCATCGTCGCCGCTATCATGTACAACATGGGCGTCGATGCGCAGAAACTCGGCCTGATCTGGATTGCCCTGGGCCTGGTGTACCTGTTCTTCCTCAACAAGCTCGGCGCCAGCACAGCGCTGCCCGATCCGAGCAAAGGCTGA
- a CDS encoding glutamine synthetase yields MSPRLTPLPMTTLVTTDLIGITRGRSFPSDELEHYQAAGCGWVPANSALTPQDIIASSNPWGAYGDLRLIPDLSSRVTVGSGPDANAPVLDFIHADIRETDGQAWGACPRTLLSDEIERYHDELGLQVNAAFEHEFNLHAGIAEHAAFSLEAQRQGAEFGGWLLSALRAGGVEPEMFLPEYGKHQYEITCRPTLGVAAADRAVNVREISREIARQMGLELSFAPKTAAEAVCNGVHLHVSLLDLAGQPMLYDAGTSNGLSSIGQHWAAGVLHYLPALCAFTAPTPLSYQRLQPHHWSASYACLGQQNREAALRICPTVTLGGKSAAQQFNLEFRAMDATASPHLAMAALLIAGRLGIEQRLALNAVTDEIPDSLNDEQRKARGIVALPASLAQALDCLRDSAAFNEWLPKPLLDTYYALKTEELALTEQLSPADLCEHYARLY; encoded by the coding sequence ATGAGCCCGCGCCTGACGCCGTTGCCGATGACCACACTGGTGACAACCGACCTGATCGGCATCACCCGTGGCCGCTCGTTTCCCAGCGATGAGCTGGAGCACTACCAGGCCGCGGGTTGCGGTTGGGTACCGGCCAACAGTGCGTTGACGCCGCAAGACATCATCGCTTCGAGCAATCCGTGGGGCGCGTACGGCGACCTGCGGCTGATTCCGGATCTGAGCAGCCGCGTCACTGTCGGCAGCGGCCCGGACGCCAATGCACCGGTGCTGGATTTCATTCACGCCGATATTCGCGAAACCGATGGCCAGGCGTGGGGTGCCTGCCCGCGCACGCTGCTGAGTGATGAAATCGAGCGCTATCACGATGAGTTGGGGTTGCAGGTCAACGCCGCCTTCGAACATGAATTCAACCTGCACGCAGGTATTGCCGAACACGCGGCGTTCTCTCTCGAGGCGCAGCGCCAAGGCGCCGAATTCGGCGGCTGGCTGCTCAGCGCCCTGCGCGCCGGCGGGGTCGAGCCGGAAATGTTCCTGCCGGAATACGGCAAGCATCAATACGAAATCACCTGCCGCCCGACCCTTGGCGTGGCGGCGGCGGATCGCGCGGTCAACGTGCGGGAAATCAGCCGGGAAATCGCCCGGCAGATGGGCCTGGAGCTGAGTTTTGCGCCGAAGACCGCCGCCGAGGCGGTGTGCAACGGTGTCCATCTGCACGTCAGCCTGCTCGATCTGGCCGGTCAGCCGATGCTCTACGACGCCGGCACCAGCAATGGTCTGTCGAGCATCGGTCAGCACTGGGCTGCCGGCGTCCTGCACTATTTGCCGGCGCTGTGCGCGTTCACCGCGCCGACGCCGCTGTCGTACCAGCGGTTGCAGCCGCACCACTGGAGCGCGTCGTATGCGTGTCTGGGGCAGCAGAACCGTGAAGCGGCGCTGCGCATCTGCCCGACTGTGACCTTGGGCGGCAAGTCCGCCGCGCAGCAGTTCAACCTGGAATTCCGCGCCATGGACGCCACTGCCTCGCCGCATCTGGCCATGGCTGCGCTGCTGATTGCCGGGCGGCTGGGCATCGAACAGCGTCTGGCGCTGAACGCGGTTACCGATGAAATTCCCGATTCACTCAACGACGAGCAACGCAAGGCCCGGGGCATCGTCGCCCTGCCCGCCTCGCTGGCCCAGGCGCTGGATTGCCTGCGTGACAGTGCAGCCTTCAACGAATGGCTGCCCAAGCCGTTGCTCGACACTTATTACGCCCTGAAAACCGAGGAATTGGCGCTGACGGAACAGCTCTCGCCCGCTGACCTGTGTGAGCACTATGCACGCCTGTACTGA
- a CDS encoding phosphoglycerate mutase family protein, with protein sequence MRRVSAVCHCLFYHSTENLLVPSSRLTLICHARTVAQKLARFPTDEPVENLAVPSDAFRARLAVTRRLVCAPELRTQQTAVWFGADAEIDQALRDCDWGRWHGQSIKDLQANENQALQAWLADPEAAPHGGESVRQLTQRVAKWLDTIAATPGHVVAVTHPFVMRAALMQVLQGAAFHAIDIEPLAMIDLRFNGIWRLRLPGMALDEEF encoded by the coding sequence ATGCGACGCGTATCGGCTGTGTGCCATTGTTTGTTTTATCATTCGACCGAGAACCTGCTCGTGCCAAGTAGCCGTTTGACACTGATTTGCCATGCGCGAACCGTCGCACAGAAACTGGCGCGTTTTCCTACGGACGAGCCTGTTGAAAATCTGGCTGTTCCGTCCGACGCGTTCAGGGCGCGATTGGCGGTAACGCGGCGGCTGGTGTGTGCCCCGGAGTTGCGGACTCAGCAAACGGCGGTGTGGTTTGGCGCTGATGCAGAGATTGATCAAGCCCTGCGCGATTGCGATTGGGGACGCTGGCACGGCCAATCGATCAAGGATCTGCAAGCCAACGAAAACCAGGCTTTGCAAGCCTGGCTGGCCGATCCTGAAGCGGCACCCCATGGCGGCGAGTCAGTCAGGCAACTGACGCAGCGGGTGGCAAAGTGGCTGGACACAATCGCTGCAACGCCTGGGCATGTCGTGGCGGTGACTCATCCGTTCGTCATGCGCGCGGCGCTGATGCAGGTGCTGCAGGGCGCGGCGTTCCACGCAATCGACATCGAACCGCTGGCGATGATCGACTTGCGCTTCAATGGCATCTGGCGGCTACGCTTGCCGGGCATGGCCCTTGACGAGGAATTCTGA
- a CDS encoding N-formylglutamate amidohydrolase: MHACTESAELGLYTRPVYNLSREDSTNPLILVCEHASRYIPDALNNLGLDEAAAREHIAWDIGALQLAEQLSEQLGATLLSANYSRLLIDLNRPRHAPDSIPLQSEIYPIPGNRELDEATREYRRQTLFKPFHARLQMLIDERIARGLPVRVVGIHSFTPVYYGQPRPLEVGVLFGQAQDYAQCLLDGLQAHPLKVAGNQPYKIDPLGDMTVPVHGDARGLEAVLIEVRNDLLRSPEAVSRWAGYLAPLL, from the coding sequence ATGCACGCCTGTACTGAATCCGCCGAGCTTGGGTTGTACACCCGCCCGGTCTACAACCTGAGCCGCGAGGATTCGACGAATCCGTTGATCCTCGTGTGCGAACACGCCAGTCGCTACATCCCCGACGCCCTGAACAATCTGGGCCTGGACGAGGCAGCCGCCCGCGAACATATCGCCTGGGACATCGGCGCGCTGCAACTGGCCGAACAGTTATCGGAACAGCTCGGCGCCACGTTGCTCAGCGCCAATTATTCACGGCTGCTGATCGACCTCAACCGCCCGCGCCATGCCCCGGACAGCATCCCGCTGCAGAGCGAGATCTACCCGATACCCGGCAACCGCGAGCTGGATGAGGCGACCCGCGAGTACCGGCGACAGACATTGTTCAAACCGTTTCATGCGCGCTTGCAGATGTTGATCGACGAGCGCATTGCCAGAGGTCTGCCGGTGCGTGTAGTCGGTATTCACAGTTTCACCCCGGTGTATTACGGCCAGCCGCGACCACTGGAAGTCGGCGTGTTGTTCGGCCAGGCCCAGGACTATGCTCAGTGCCTGCTCGACGGGCTGCAAGCGCACCCGCTGAAAGTCGCGGGCAACCAGCCGTACAAAATTGATCCCTTGGGCGACATGACCGTGCCCGTGCACGGTGATGCAAGGGGCCTTGAGGCGGTGCTGATCGAGGTGCGCAATGATCTGCTGCGCAGCCCCGAAGCGGTCTCGCGCTGGGCAGGTTACCTCGCACCTTTGCTGTAA
- a CDS encoding isochorismatase family cysteine hydrolase, with translation MFSLPHRSPRDLPFATDHTALLLVDMQRAWLEPQFDPHLSEPDAEYFLQRTRKQVVPNQQRLLGAFRRAQQNVLHTIIESLTADGRDRSLDHKLSDMHLPKGSVQAQVIAELTPTENEIVLPKTSSGVFNSTNIDYVLRNLQTRHLIIAGIVTDQCVDMAVRDAADRGYLVTLVEDACATYSAERHHACLNAIKGYCWITDTDTVLGRLQEMQP, from the coding sequence ATGTTCAGCCTTCCCCACCGCTCGCCTCGGGACCTGCCGTTTGCGACCGACCACACCGCTTTGCTGCTGGTGGACATGCAGCGCGCCTGGCTCGAACCGCAATTCGACCCGCACCTGAGCGAGCCGGATGCCGAGTATTTTCTCCAGCGCACGCGCAAGCAAGTGGTGCCCAATCAGCAACGTCTGCTTGGCGCCTTTCGCCGGGCGCAGCAGAACGTGCTGCACACGATCATCGAAAGCCTGACCGCCGACGGTCGCGACCGCTCGCTGGATCACAAACTGTCTGACATGCACTTGCCCAAGGGCAGCGTGCAAGCGCAGGTCATCGCTGAGCTGACCCCGACCGAGAACGAAATCGTGCTGCCGAAGACCTCCTCCGGAGTGTTCAACTCGACCAACATCGATTACGTACTGCGCAACCTGCAAACCCGCCATCTGATCATCGCCGGCATCGTCACCGACCAATGTGTCGACATGGCCGTGCGCGATGCCGCTGACCGGGGCTATCTGGTGACGCTGGTTGAAGACGCGTGCGCCACGTACAGCGCCGAACGCCATCACGCCTGCCTCAACGCGATCAAGGGTTATTGCTGGATCACCGACACCGACACTGTGCTCGGGCGTTTACAGGAGATGCAGCCATGA